The Leptospira saintgironsiae genome contains the following window.
CTTTCGCCAAATGTTCAGAGAACTGAAAAGTATTTTGTATGATCTGGAATTCTTCCTGATCTATATTTCCTTGTTTGTTCTGTTCCTGGATCAGGATCATCAATTCTTCGGGAGAATGAATGATACGATGAGAATCTTCCTTAAACCCGATCCTCTTCAAGATAAAAGAAGTCATTCCATTTAAGAAAAACGTAATGGGAAAAAATAAATAATAAAAGAAGAATATAGGAGCACTTGTCACCAAGGCCATGGTTTCTGTTTTCTGTATCGCAACTGTTTTAGGAAGAAGTTCTCCCAAAAGAATATGCAAAAATGTGATCAATGCAAATGAGATCGCTACTGCAATACCATGAACGGTTAGATCGGAATCAGGATATCCTGCGTAATGAAAAATAGGCTCTATCCAACTGGAAAGATAACCTTCTCCCACCCAACCTAAAAGTAAGCTCGCAATTGTGATCCCCACCTGGCAGACGGAGAGCATATCGTTCAACATTGTGGCCGCTTTTTTGGTAAGAACAGCCATAGGTCTGCCGTCTCGGATCAATTCTTCCAGACGAGAAGGTCTGATCGAGACCAGAGCAAATTCTGCGGACACAAAAAATCCGTTCGCAAAGATAAGAAGAAGTATTACTAAAAATCCAATCACGTCCATTAACGACAAAATCTTCCGAATGTAAGATTTAGGCGGATTGCTAGATCGAAAGAATAAAACAAGGAGGGTAAAATATCGCTTTGGTCCGGAAAATTCCGGCTTCTACTGTCGGGGTCCATCTATCTGTGATACGATCCATGAAAAACGGTGCATTGTCGAGTGTTTTGGAGACGAAAAAATGAAAATTTCCCCTTTTACGGAGCGGGATTTAAGCGGGTTATTCCGCGTTTCGAACCATTTTAAGGACTCTAGAATTCAAGTTTGGGTCCCCATTTTCATTCGCGAGTCTTTCTATTAAATTTATGTCGGATTCCGACTCTGGATTCCAGGATTTAACAAAATAAAGGCGAGAAGTTCCTACTGATAACCAGAACCTTGCCCAGTCCAGAAAGTCTTCTGATTTATCTCCCCAGCCCGTGCCGCTAAGAGAGTCCTTTGTAAATACAATCCTATCCGGCAAATTCCTAAAATCTAATCTACGTTTTGCCTTTCTGAAAGAAATGGAATCAGATCCGCAGGTCCATTCATAATCCCTAAGACCGTTAGGAGATTTAGAAGTCACCTTCATATTCCAAACAAGCAAAGCAGACTTTCCTTGGAGCAATTTAGATCCATCATAATATTGTAATGGAAAGGATTGCCAGCCCAAATGACTTTCCCCTTCCGGAAGGTTTTTAGGGAAAAGATTCTCACAAGCAGGACCGAATACTTTTTTAGCAGAATCTGACTCGTCTCTTTTATCGAATCTTAAAAATAACTTAATCTCAGAATCAGGGAATTCCTTTCTCAGATATTCTGCTGCTTCCACTCCAGGTGAATTCAGATAAATTTGAATTTTATCCTTCTTAGAAAATGATTCCAATGTACTCCTAAAAGCAGATTGAGCAGTGTAGCTAGTAGGATTGTCTGTATTCAACTCTCTTGCTTCCAGCTCGGAAGAATCTCCGTCCTTATGAAATAGAAATACTCTCTTATCTTTCACAAAGACCGCGATCAGTGGATGAGTTAACTTTTTGAAATTCGCATTTTTCAGAGGATCTGATTCTTCTCTGATGCGAGAAGATTCTTTGGTTCTCATTTCGGACCAAGCGGATTTCCAAGGCTCTCTTCCCGGAGGATAAAATCCTTTATATCTAGAAATTCTATTATGAGTTTTAAGGATAGCAAGGTCAGGAGGAGAATCCTCTTCCTGAAGTTCAGAATTTTCCTCATAATGGATCATAAAAGAAAGTAGATCGTTTGTATAACCATGTCTGGTATAAAAATCTATGGCGGAATTTTCTAAACTTTTACTTCCAAAAGAAGGAGGAAGATAATTTTTGATCTCGAAAGTTTTATCATCCGTATGACCAGACGCGGAAATTTTAAGAGCTTGGTCTAAGAAACTTTTTACTCCTCTTAAATTAGAGGATTCTTTATGAGAAAGAAATAATCCATTCAATCGGATCCATTCTTCTTTATACGAAGGATCTTCTTTTAAAATACCGCCTGCCTTGGTAAACTCTATGATCGCTTTTCTGAGATTATTCGTTTTTAACTGCAAAAACCCGTGGAGCAATGTGGCGGAATATTCTACTCTTCTCCAACCTTTACTTTGTGCAAGAAAGCTTAGGTCCATCGCAAGTTTGGAAGCAACTTCTGGTTCGTCTTCTGAAAGTATTTGAATAATTCTCAATTTAGTAAATAGATCGTCTTCGGTCAGATTTTTTGGAGTACTGACTGACTGCAGAGCATCCACTGCTTTATGAGAATTTTTAGATTTCCAAACTGCAACAGATACTAAATCGCGAGCACTATTGATCGGAATAGGTTCTCCCAAAAATGGATGAAGTATTTTAGTAGACCAATGTAAAAAATCTAAATTCAAATAATATTCAAGCGCTCTTGCAGGTTCACCTTGCAAGTAAGCAAGAGTTCCTAACTTCAGATATAATGAGTTTTTATAAGCGGGAGCCATCTCCCCTTGTCTTTCTATAATATACTTTAAAACTTTTTCGGCAGAATTCGGATCTCCATCTACCAAATAGTAATACGCCAATTTTTCGTAAGAATGAGAAAACATTCTTCCACCTAAATTTTCTGAAACAATACCAACTTTAGAAAATTGGATCGCATCTCTGGCAAATCCTAACTCCGAAAGATAATCCGCAATATTAGGAAGAAAATTAGATAAGAAAGGAATATGTTTTAGTTCCTTCTCCTCCGGATCAGTAACTCCAGGAAAAGGAGAAAGTATTCTTTGCAGATTTGTATATTCTCTATCATGGTTCGGATCAGAAAGTTTGAAATCCGCCATATAACTTCCTAAACGAAGCATTCTACAAAGAGAATAATATTGTTTTTTGGGAGAACATTTGATCTTATCTGCAGGCTTCTTATGAAGAAGAACGTTACGCGTCGATTCTACCAATTCTTTTTGATATGTGTCGCCTGCGGGAGGATTCCAAACTTTTAGGAAATTTTCCCCGTTAGATTTTTTGGAAAAGTAGATATCTTGAAAATAAAGTAAAAGAACTTCTGCGAAGCCTAGATCTTTTTCCTTTCGGATGGAATTGATCAGGTTAGAAAATTTTCCGGAATCTTTATTAAGAAGTAAATATTCACCAGCTAAAAGTGCAAACTCTGATTTTTGGACTGAGTTCAGGCCTTCTGGAAAGGAATTAAAATCGGTTTCCTTTGTAAGAACGTTTTTGCCATCCATCAAAAGATAAAAATTACCCGGAGAACCTGTCCAACCGTAATCACTACGGGTCTGGGCAGAGAGGGATGTACAAAAAGAACAGAACGAAATT
Protein-coding sequences here:
- a CDS encoding tetratricopeptide repeat protein, whose translation is MQNAILNIRKLGGISLIFKYIPFLLISFCSFCTSLSAQTRSDYGWTGSPGNFYLLMDGKNVLTKETDFNSFPEGLNSVQKSEFALLAGEYLLLNKDSGKFSNLINSIRKEKDLGFAEVLLLYFQDIYFSKKSNGENFLKVWNPPAGDTYQKELVESTRNVLLHKKPADKIKCSPKKQYYSLCRMLRLGSYMADFKLSDPNHDREYTNLQRILSPFPGVTDPEEKELKHIPFLSNFLPNIADYLSELGFARDAIQFSKVGIVSENLGGRMFSHSYEKLAYYYLVDGDPNSAEKVLKYIIERQGEMAPAYKNSLYLKLGTLAYLQGEPARALEYYLNLDFLHWSTKILHPFLGEPIPINSARDLVSVAVWKSKNSHKAVDALQSVSTPKNLTEDDLFTKLRIIQILSEDEPEVASKLAMDLSFLAQSKGWRRVEYSATLLHGFLQLKTNNLRKAIIEFTKAGGILKEDPSYKEEWIRLNGLFLSHKESSNLRGVKSFLDQALKISASGHTDDKTFEIKNYLPPSFGSKSLENSAIDFYTRHGYTNDLLSFMIHYEENSELQEEDSPPDLAILKTHNRISRYKGFYPPGREPWKSAWSEMRTKESSRIREESDPLKNANFKKLTHPLIAVFVKDKRVFLFHKDGDSSELEARELNTDNPTSYTAQSAFRSTLESFSKKDKIQIYLNSPGVEAAEYLRKEFPDSEIKLFLRFDKRDESDSAKKVFGPACENLFPKNLPEGESHLGWQSFPLQYYDGSKLLQGKSALLVWNMKVTSKSPNGLRDYEWTCGSDSISFRKAKRRLDFRNLPDRIVFTKDSLSGTGWGDKSEDFLDWARFWLSVGTSRLYFVKSWNPESESDINLIERLANENGDPNLNSRVLKMVRNAE